The following proteins are encoded in a genomic region of Macellibacteroides fermentans:
- the thiM gene encoding hydroxyethylthiazole kinase, with translation MIDISAIGRDLRLIKERSPLVHNITNFVVMNNTANALLAIGASPVMAHAIEEVEEMAGIASSLVLNIGTLEPRWVDAMMLAGKIALKRNIPIVFDPVGVGATSYRSEVCKQIISECKPSIIRGNASEIIALCNENVKTKGVDSTESSDSALSWAMQLAREVNAVVVISGQTDYITDGELVEMIYNGSTMMEKVTGMGCTATAVLGAFAAVNPSMFDAAIHGMAVMGIAGEIAASASKGNGSLQVNFLDELYAMDEEVLCRTFRQ, from the coding sequence ATGATTGATATATCTGCAATTGGAAGAGACTTGCGCCTGATTAAGGAGAGGTCTCCCTTGGTTCATAATATCACAAACTTTGTGGTGATGAACAATACGGCTAATGCCTTATTGGCTATTGGGGCTTCTCCGGTAATGGCTCATGCTATTGAAGAGGTGGAGGAGATGGCTGGTATCGCATCTTCGCTGGTACTTAATATCGGTACCCTTGAACCCCGCTGGGTGGATGCTATGATGCTTGCCGGAAAGATCGCTTTGAAACGAAATATCCCCATTGTTTTTGATCCGGTGGGAGTAGGTGCTACATCGTATCGGTCCGAGGTATGTAAACAAATCATCAGCGAATGTAAGCCTTCAATAATAAGGGGTAATGCTTCTGAAATAATTGCTTTATGTAATGAGAATGTGAAGACTAAAGGGGTGGATAGTACGGAATCGTCTGATTCGGCCTTGAGTTGGGCTATGCAGCTTGCCAGGGAAGTGAATGCTGTGGTTGTAATAAGCGGACAGACGGACTATATTACGGATGGAGAGCTGGTTGAAATGATATACAACGGGAGTACGATGATGGAAAAAGTTACCGGAATGGGATGTACTGCTACAGCGGTACTGGGGGCTTTTGCTGCTGTAAATCCTTCCATGTTCGATGCGGCCATTCATGGTATGGCTGTTATGGGAATTGCCGGCGAGATTGCGGCTTCTGCATCGAAAGGAAATGGTAGTCTGCAGGTGAATTTCCTGGATGAACTGTATGCAATGGATGAGGAGGTGTTATGCAGAACGTTCAGACAATGA
- the thiE gene encoding thiamine phosphate synthase, producing the protein MNHFDLSLYLVTDRSLALNRSLEYVVKEAAEGGVTMVQLREKDCSSKEFLNLAIQLKRCLKSFAIPLIINDRLDIALACDADGLHIGQNDIPYEIARRLLGKDKIIGLSVENVRDVIEANKLDVDYIGISPVFSTPTKTDTAEALGLDGVREITKLSEHPSVGIGGINLSNAHEVIAAGADGISVVSAIMSHPDPRLSALQLKNIVVKNKLK; encoded by the coding sequence ATGAATCATTTTGACTTGAGTTTGTATCTGGTGACCGACCGTTCGCTTGCTTTGAACAGGTCTCTTGAATATGTTGTGAAAGAGGCGGCCGAAGGTGGGGTTACCATGGTTCAGTTGAGGGAGAAGGATTGCTCGTCTAAAGAGTTTCTGAATTTGGCTATTCAGCTCAAAAGATGTTTGAAATCCTTTGCTATCCCGCTTATCATAAACGACCGGTTGGATATTGCACTTGCCTGTGATGCCGACGGACTGCATATTGGCCAGAACGATATTCCCTATGAGATTGCCCGCAGGCTGTTGGGAAAGGATAAAATTATCGGTTTATCTGTCGAAAATGTAAGGGATGTTATCGAAGCCAACAAGCTGGATGTCGATTATATTGGTATTTCTCCGGTTTTCAGTACTCCTACGAAAACTGATACTGCTGAAGCTTTAGGATTGGACGGAGTTCGTGAAATAACAAAATTATCGGAGCATCCCAGTGTGGGCATCGGAGGAATTAATCTGAGTAATGCCCACGAAGTGATTGCTGCCGGGGCGGATGGTATATCTGTGGTGTCTGCAATCATGTCTCACCCAGATCCGAGGCTTTCGGCCTTACAGTTGAAGAATATAGTTGTCAAAAATAAATTAAAATGA
- the istA gene encoding IS21 family transposase, whose translation MKDKSEIIRLRNYEGLSEREISRRLGFSRITVHRILDEYTKALKEQEGDKSRIEAYILTPPIYKTENRPKRRLTENIIRIIDHCLEENEIKKRSGRHKQRMFKQDIHELLVEKGYDISYSTVCGYISNQSSQKEKESFIKQGYIPGEKAEFDWGEVKLCIAGRWQKLYMSAFALCSSNGRWGDLFHRQDTLAFMESHANYFEECKGVPHEVVYDNMRVAVASFAGNEKEPTQALLRMTAFYGFKYRFCNVRRGNEKGHVERTVEVLRRKAFCLKDTFDTIEQATEHLHQTCRKLNASEDIRPKLEEDLRSLLPYTTPMGCFERRELKVDKWSTITLNTSHYSVPDTLVGRMVEVKIFSEKLLIYMDNAPVAEHERSYYSTWSLNLNHYLQTLKRKPGALSGSVALSQAPESIKELYYKYFTDNGKSFVDLLIFAKEHAISYDEIALAGKEAEQSGIKTVTAAHITTLLYNRLNQTPPLYKHEQKDEIEDFAIKQLSMWSMMMNNNSKIV comes from the coding sequence ATGAAAGACAAATCAGAAATTATCAGATTACGAAATTATGAGGGTTTGAGTGAAAGGGAAATTTCACGCAGACTAGGTTTTAGCCGCATTACGGTTCACCGTATCCTGGATGAGTATACCAAAGCCCTGAAGGAACAGGAAGGGGATAAATCCAGGATAGAGGCGTATATATTAACGCCCCCAATTTATAAAACAGAAAATCGTCCCAAACGACGTCTTACCGAGAATATCATCCGTATTATAGACCATTGTCTGGAGGAAAACGAAATTAAGAAACGGTCCGGGCGTCATAAGCAGCGTATGTTCAAACAAGATATACATGAGTTGCTAGTGGAAAAAGGTTATGACATATCCTATTCTACAGTATGTGGTTATATCAGCAACCAAAGCAGTCAAAAAGAAAAGGAAAGCTTTATCAAACAGGGTTATATCCCGGGTGAGAAGGCGGAGTTCGATTGGGGGGAAGTAAAGCTTTGCATAGCGGGTCGTTGGCAGAAACTGTACATGTCCGCATTTGCTTTATGTAGCAGCAATGGCCGTTGGGGGGATCTGTTTCACCGGCAAGACACGCTGGCCTTTATGGAATCTCACGCCAACTATTTTGAAGAATGTAAAGGTGTTCCCCATGAAGTTGTATACGACAATATGCGTGTAGCCGTAGCTTCTTTTGCCGGAAATGAAAAGGAACCAACCCAGGCTCTTCTTCGAATGACGGCATTCTATGGCTTCAAATACCGGTTCTGTAATGTCAGACGAGGAAACGAAAAAGGACATGTGGAACGTACGGTGGAGGTTTTGCGCCGCAAAGCCTTCTGCCTAAAAGACACTTTTGATACCATAGAACAGGCAACGGAGCATCTGCACCAGACCTGCAGGAAGCTAAACGCATCCGAAGATATCAGGCCAAAACTGGAGGAAGATCTTCGCTCGCTGTTACCCTATACAACACCAATGGGTTGTTTTGAAAGGCGAGAACTCAAAGTAGATAAATGGTCTACCATCACATTGAATACCTCCCATTACTCTGTACCCGACACGTTGGTAGGCAGAATGGTCGAGGTTAAAATATTCAGTGAAAAGTTACTGATATATATGGACAATGCCCCTGTGGCGGAACATGAACGTTCTTATTATTCAACCTGGTCGCTCAATCTCAATCATTATCTACAGACACTGAAGCGAAAACCGGGTGCTTTAAGTGGTTCTGTTGCGTTATCACAAGCTCCGGAATCAATCAAAGAGCTGTATTATAAGTACTTTACGGATAATGGAAAGTCTTTTGTTGACCTGCTTATCTTCGCAAAAGAACATGCAATCTCTTACGATGAAATCGCTCTTGCTGGCAAAGAAGCCGAACAGTCCGGAATCAAAACAGTTACAGCAGCACATATTACAACCTTGCTATATAACAGGCTCAATCAAACACCTCCGCTTTACAAGCATGAACAAAAAGACGAGATAGAAGATTTTGCCATCAAGCAATTATCCATGTGGTCTATGATGATGAACAACAACTCTAAAATAGTATAA
- a CDS encoding (deoxy)nucleoside triphosphate pyrophosphohydrolase, with protein sequence MNKEKSCVEVVAAVIQSRDKYLCVQRGLTKFPYTSFKFEFPGGKVEGNESLPEALEREIREELECAIIVGELLLTVDHSYPDFNIRMHCFLCSASDKKFTLNEHINARWLTPQEMIDLDWAEADKPIVRLLTK encoded by the coding sequence ATGAATAAAGAGAAGAGCTGTGTTGAAGTTGTTGCGGCCGTTATTCAGAGTCGTGACAAATATCTTTGTGTGCAACGGGGACTGACAAAGTTTCCTTATACTTCATTCAAGTTTGAATTTCCAGGTGGTAAGGTTGAAGGTAATGAATCTTTGCCGGAGGCCCTGGAAAGAGAGATTAGAGAGGAATTAGAATGTGCAATTATAGTTGGAGAACTGTTGCTTACAGTTGATCACTCGTATCCTGATTTTAATATTCGGATGCATTGTTTCTTGTGTTCTGCATCGGATAAGAAATTTACCCTAAATGAGCACATTAATGCCCGGTGGCTCACCCCGCAAGAAATGATTGACCTGGATTGGGCTGAAGCTGATAAGCCGATAGTGAGGTTGCTGACGAAATGA
- the thiD gene encoding bifunctional hydroxymethylpyrimidine kinase/phosphomethylpyrimidine kinase has translation MKKYRIALSIAGSDPSGGAGIQADLKTFSACGCYGATAIVAVVDENTVGVTGVHPVPVSFVTGQIKSVLDDIGADAIKIGMLHSSELIVAVRDTLSKYKIRNIVFDPVMVATSGDKLLQDEAITTLKNELIPFVRVITPNIPEAEILLGKKIATQEDLPLVVKSLSVGGTVSVLLKAGHLSNEELTDVFYNAETDEIIKLSSKRVHTKNTHGTGCTFSSAITAFLAHDKPLNESIRLAKEYINQTIVTGAAYEIGKGHGPVHHFFNFWE, from the coding sequence ATGAAAAAATATAGAATTGCTTTAAGCATTGCCGGAAGTGATCCGAGTGGGGGAGCTGGTATACAGGCGGATCTGAAGACTTTTTCGGCTTGTGGCTGCTATGGTGCAACGGCTATTGTTGCTGTGGTGGACGAAAATACGGTTGGAGTAACGGGGGTTCATCCCGTTCCGGTTTCATTTGTAACGGGACAGATAAAATCTGTTCTGGATGATATCGGAGCAGATGCGATTAAGATTGGAATGCTGCATTCCTCCGAATTGATAGTTGCAGTGAGAGATACGTTATCTAAATATAAGATTCGGAATATTGTATTTGATCCGGTTATGGTGGCTACCTCGGGCGATAAGCTTTTACAGGATGAGGCAATTACGACATTGAAAAATGAGCTGATTCCTTTTGTGAGGGTTATTACGCCCAATATACCGGAGGCCGAAATCTTATTGGGTAAGAAGATTGCCACACAGGAGGATCTGCCTCTGGTCGTAAAATCGTTGTCGGTTGGCGGTACTGTATCTGTATTGCTGAAAGCCGGACATTTATCGAACGAAGAGCTGACGGACGTATTTTATAATGCTGAGACGGATGAAATCATAAAACTAAGTTCAAAAAGAGTACATACGAAGAATACACATGGTACAGGTTGTACATTCTCCTCTGCCATTACTGCTTTTCTGGCTCATGATAAGCCGTTGAATGAGTCGATCCGGCTGGCCAAAGAGTATATAAACCAAACAATTGTAACCGGTGCTGCATACGAAATTGGCAAAGGACACGGCCCGGTACATCATTTTTTTAATTTTTGGGAATAA
- a CDS encoding ClbS/DfsB family four-helix bundle protein, with protein MARATNKQELIIAANSQFDKLWILIGSMSEEKQHATFSFEDRDKNLRDVLIHLYEWHQLFIKWAQSNISGKPVNFLPDPYNWKTYPQMNIGFWEKHQKTSLESATTLLKESHREVLKLIESFTNEELFTKKYYSWTGTTSLGSYAVSSTSSHYDWAIKKLKQHIKS; from the coding sequence ATGGCAAGAGCAACAAATAAACAGGAACTGATCATTGCAGCTAATAGCCAGTTTGATAAGCTTTGGATACTCATCGGGTCCATGTCTGAAGAAAAGCAACACGCTACATTTTCATTCGAAGATCGAGATAAGAATCTGCGGGATGTCTTGATTCATCTTTACGAATGGCATCAACTGTTTATTAAATGGGCTCAATCCAATATTTCAGGAAAGCCGGTCAACTTTCTTCCTGATCCGTATAACTGGAAAACATATCCTCAAATGAATATCGGATTCTGGGAGAAACATCAGAAAACCTCTCTTGAAAGTGCTACTACACTTCTAAAAGAAAGTCACAGAGAAGTACTGAAATTAATTGAATCTTTTACAAATGAGGAATTATTTACAAAAAAGTATTATTCTTGGACAGGGACAACCAGTCTGGGAAGCTATGCAGTATCTTCCACTTCCAGCCATTATGATTGGGCCATAAAAAAACTAAAACAGCATATAAAATCGTAA
- the istB gene encoding IS21-like element helper ATPase IstB — protein MKENESNLRQQITDLSKTLKLPSIRKTLQDTTQEAVCHSWSYEQFLFTLLQNEDAHREENRKKAHVKRAGFPQYKYLQELNREELPDDVRIVLPELETLEFIKNAQNIVLAGNPGTGKTHIAIGLGINACKMGYNVLFTSIPQLLTQIRECRSARTLHQLELKFIKYDLVICDEFGYVSFNKDGAEALFNHLSLRTGRKATIITTNLAFDRWKEIFGDPILTAAMVDRLTHKAYLINMNGDSFRMKETQKWIKNKRI, from the coding sequence ATGAAAGAAAATGAATCCAACCTAAGGCAGCAAATAACAGACTTGTCGAAAACGCTGAAGTTGCCTTCCATTCGCAAAACATTGCAAGATACCACACAGGAAGCTGTTTGCCACTCCTGGAGCTATGAACAGTTCCTCTTCACCCTGCTTCAGAATGAAGACGCACATCGAGAAGAGAATCGTAAAAAAGCTCATGTTAAACGTGCCGGATTCCCTCAGTATAAATACCTGCAGGAATTGAACCGGGAAGAACTGCCCGATGATGTAAGAATCGTATTGCCTGAATTAGAAACTCTTGAGTTTATTAAAAACGCTCAGAATATAGTCCTTGCCGGCAATCCGGGAACCGGAAAAACCCATATAGCCATCGGCCTTGGTATTAATGCATGTAAAATGGGATATAATGTGTTGTTTACTTCCATCCCCCAGTTGCTTACTCAGATCCGGGAATGCCGTTCGGCCAGAACGCTGCACCAGCTGGAGTTGAAGTTTATTAAATACGATCTGGTAATATGTGATGAGTTTGGTTATGTATCCTTTAACAAAGATGGTGCTGAAGCCTTGTTCAATCACCTTTCCTTAAGGACTGGACGAAAAGCAACAATTATTACTACCAATCTGGCTTTCGATCGATGGAAAGAAATCTTCGGAGATCCAATCCTCACGGCCGCAATGGTAGATAGATTAACCCATAAAGCATATCTAATAAATATGAACGGTGATTCTTTTAGAATGAAAGAAACTCAAAAATGGATCAAAAATAAAAGAATCTAA
- the tenA gene encoding thiaminase II has translation MIQMKWSEKAWKTIEPIYEKTVTLPFIQELTNGKLDREKFIFYIQQDAMYLSDYGSVITGIASKLKDPAHTESFIRFAGDSIVVERALHESFIHGINEKDRLKPSPACLLYTSYLWRQLANAPIEVSVAAVLPCFWIYKAVGDYILANQTNEENPYQTWINTYGGDDFSRSVSRAIEICDELAESCTESRQKEMLEAFVVCSKMEYLFWDSAHNLEQWKI, from the coding sequence ATGATACAAATGAAATGGAGTGAGAAGGCCTGGAAGACGATTGAACCGATATATGAAAAGACGGTAACGTTACCTTTTATCCAGGAGTTGACTAACGGTAAGCTGGACAGAGAGAAGTTTATTTTTTATATTCAGCAGGATGCCATGTACCTTTCTGATTACGGAAGTGTAATTACGGGGATTGCATCCAAATTAAAAGATCCGGCACACACGGAATCGTTCATCCGTTTTGCAGGAGATAGTATTGTCGTTGAGAGGGCTTTGCACGAGTCATTTATCCATGGAATTAATGAAAAGGACCGTTTAAAACCATCACCTGCTTGTTTGCTTTACACTTCGTATTTGTGGCGTCAATTAGCTAATGCTCCGATTGAGGTTAGTGTTGCCGCCGTGTTGCCCTGTTTCTGGATATACAAGGCCGTGGGTGATTATATCTTGGCAAATCAGACGAATGAGGAGAATCCATATCAGACCTGGATTAATACGTATGGAGGGGATGATTTTTCCAGATCTGTGAGCCGGGCCATTGAGATATGTGATGAGTTGGCCGAAAGCTGTACCGAGAGCCGGCAAAAAGAGATGTTGGAGGCTTTTGTTGTCTGCTCTAAAATGGAATACCTGTTTTGGGATTCGGCCCATAATTTGGAACAATGGAAAATATAG
- a CDS encoding PCMD domain-containing protein yields the protein MKLQQDKYPVFFERNGDKVIMDWVSGNIGYAILGMAASPEEYPTAQSADGVIGKCLKLSTRSTGGMGAMMNMPMAAENLFIGTFDTMSALSDPLKATQFGLPFDLLKSEFWVYVLMFSNMIFK from the coding sequence ATGAAGCTTCAGCAAGATAAGTATCCTGTATTTTTTGAACGAAACGGAGATAAGGTGATTATGGATTGGGTCAGTGGAAATATTGGTTACGCTATTCTTGGTATGGCTGCATCTCCGGAAGAGTATCCAACTGCACAGAGTGCCGACGGGGTGATTGGCAAGTGCCTGAAGCTTTCTACCCGTAGTACCGGAGGAATGGGGGCAATGATGAATATGCCTATGGCGGCCGAAAACCTTTTTATTGGGACTTTCGATACCATGAGTGCGTTAAGTGATCCCCTTAAAGCCACCCAGTTTGGTCTTCCTTTCGATTTACTTAAATCTGAGTTTTGGGTATACGTTTTGATGTTTTCGAATATGATATTTAAATAG
- a CDS encoding CsbD family protein: MDKLQLKGKWNQLKGAVKQEWADLTDDDLLYVEGKEDELLGRIQEKTGKAKEELLTWLDKKIKDLD, encoded by the coding sequence ATGGACAAGTTGCAATTAAAAGGAAAATGGAATCAGTTGAAGGGTGCTGTTAAGCAGGAATGGGCTGATTTAACAGACGATGATTTACTGTATGTTGAAGGTAAAGAGGATGAACTACTGGGTAGAATCCAGGAGAAAACCGGAAAGGCAAAAGAGGAGCTACTTACCTGGCTCGATAAAAAGATAAAGGATCTCGATTAA